GGACTAAACATACCATTTTCGCCTTCATTTGTTACATTTACTGCTGCCGTAGGTGCCAACATTtccaattaaaaaatttggttaaAGAAACAGTATTAAAGCTAGCAATTTGCAAACTAAAAGCCATAGCGTAGTTTAACGTCATCGTTATCatgatattaaaaatgaatgtaTCGCTGTAAGTGAGATAACGAATAGTAATGTTATGATGCTAATAgtcatttgaaaaaaaggtaaaataaatgattatGAGGGCGTTTAAAACTTCATTggtatgaaaaataaatagttaTTCCCTATTTTTCTAACCAACTCTTAGTTCAATGGAAGAGAACGCAGTAGCtaagtttttaatatacAGTTCACAATGTTccaattttaattgaaattgtaTTAATACATGcctaattatatattaaGTCCAAAGATTTATTTCTCTCGAATGCATTTCAGTATCTCTTCTTTGTGATTAGcaacaaaaatatgaaaCTCTGCACTTTCTTGTAAACGATCTAATTCTTGCTTGAGAATCTCCATCtgttcattttcttcaaagatATAGAGTTTTGCTTTGAGAGTTCCGATAGTTTTTCCCATTTGAAATCCCAGCCTTGAACCATGCTTAAAACCATCATCAAAGCCGCTCTGAGCAACTTGCATTTTTCCCTTTATAATTCCTTCTGAGTATCCAAAATTCGAGTGCTTTTCTTCTAAAAGCTCCAACTCATGCATTGATAAAGCTTGTAGGTTGTCACAAAAAGGATCAATCGATTCCGGATCCGATTGATCTGATTCATCGCttctattgttttttgGCGATGCCTTTGCATCTAGCAATACCTCACCATCACTCGTCTCAACGCGactaaaatatttggaCGAAAGGAGTCCATTGACACCTTCAGTTAAAATCACACCGTTTTCGGAACGATAAAACTCGACCCCGTCCTGCATAGCTTTTGCAGAATCGATATAAATGTATAATGTGCATGACTTTCGAATACCAGAAATTACTCCGGGGTCTCCATATAAACCTGTAGCACAATGTATGTGATTACGCTTCATCCGACTCAAGCCTTGTTTAGATATAACTGGCCAAAGCTCCTTCTTTGTCCCATGCACCACCTTTGGAATTGAAGAAGCATTATCTATACGGGCCATTGGTACCTGAACTGCTTTTATAGAATGCCCTTGGTTAGCCCTTATATACAAGACACCTTCCACTTCTTCCATGGTGAAAcgttttttatcatttccCTTGACAATTGATAGCAAGAGTTCCATACCCATACCGCGGAATTGCGGAAGTTTGAGTATTGAATCTACTTCTATATAACCATCCTCCCGTATTTGTAGTCCATTTGCCTTCGCTGTGTGACGAAGAACTTTCGataaagcttttgaatAATGCACCAAGTCATTACGAGGgcgaatttttttggtcGGTTTTGAACTTGATTTTGTAGCAGGAGTTCCTGAATTATTTGACTCCTCAATTAATTCATGTGaattcatatttttatacatgTGCGATCAATAAATCAACTaatgattttgtttgtcATAAAGCTGCTGCACATAAAGCGATTTTCTAACGTGGAAAATTGACAGTATGAGGAAGGTAGTTCTTTCTACTAAGtaccttttattttacctCTCGGTGGTGAGTTAGTTCGTCCGTTCCTTGATTCTAAAAAAAGTGCTTCTTAATACAGAAGTAATTATAGCATTaagtttccaaaaataaGCCCTTAATGATAAATGTAAGGAATATtcttaaatataaaaatgagaaaacTTTCAAATACGTCTAATTTTGGTGAAACTTCGAGTGGACCTAAAAAGCAACTTCTAGTAATGCTATATTTGAAGcgtctttaaatttttttatccttttacttaaaaaattgaattaaattGGTCAAAACTGAAGCTTATCTACGTTTAGAGAAACTTCTAAATATCGATGCTGACTTCGAGATGGTGAACTTGCACATCAGCTTTACCCACCACTTTTAGATTAAAACTGAAAAATCAGAGAATAACAAAATGTCTTTGTTTAGCACATCTTTATGGACAACCACAGTTATGTCAATAATTGTTGGGCTGTATATGCTTTTCCATAACAGTGGAGaatcttttgattttggaaGCTTTCTTTTAGACACTAGTCCGTACACATGGGGCCTTCTTGGCATTGCTAGCTGTGTTGCATTTGGTATTATAGGTGCTGCATGGggtatttttatttgtgGAACATCCATTTTAGGAGGTGCTGTAAAAGCTCCTCGCATCAAgaccaaaaatttgattagTATTATCTTTTGTGAGGTCGTTGCCATTTATTCACTTATTATAGCTATTGTCTTTTCCGCTAAAATTAACGACATCAATCCTGCAGGTTTTTATACAAAATCCCATTATTATACTGGTTTTGCCTTGTTTTGGGGAGGTATTACTGTTGGTCTCTGCAATCTCATTTGTGGTGTCTGCGTCGGTATCACAGGAAGCAGTGCTGCCCTTGCGGATGCCCAAGACGCTTCTCTTTTCGTAAAAGTTCTTGTTGTCGAAATTTTCGGAAGTGTCTTGGGATTATTTGGATTGATCGTTGGATTGTTAATTGGTGGAAAAGCTAGtgatttttcttaattataaacaattctttttgtttttcataCAACTGTAAATGCATAAATTTACAAGTTTTTTTCCGTTCAGCCGTTCCTTATTTACCTTTAATATTTCCATGTACTTTTCTAAGCGCTTGCACAGCTTATTTggtatttttataaataacgATAATTATTACAAGTTTTTCTTGCGAatgcttcattttttgagatgaaataaattatagAAATTGTGCTGTTATTGAATAATCAGTTTCGATTGATTGACCAACTGGCTTCCTGATCCAGTGCAGAATTTCAGACTTGGATAAGTTcattacttattttttctctattaTACTGCTAAAGAAACCAAAAACTCAGCTATTATATAACTACATGCTTTTTCAACCTATATGCATGTTATTATCTCAAATTGCGGACAAATTCATTCAGTCTTATGGGAATTAGTTACTGTGATTTAATTCAATATGCTTCtaatcaatttataaattttgcAATCTCTTTGCATTTGATCAACTAGAATCCAAATCTATTTATCCTATTCTCTATATGATCAAAGAACACCAGCTCATTTCCACACAGCAAAGTTTAcagtaaataaacaatataCCTTGTATAACTTGCACATGTTCTTTCGTAACTGGAAATTAGGGTTACAGATTTAGTATTCTTGATTATTGGGTTGACAAAAAGCTATCAATCATGACAAAAcggtatttttttaaatctgaTTTTGCATACTATATTTTCAAAGGTTTCAATTCCTACCTGATTCGGGCTATCCAGATATAGAAATGGTTGATATAATGGAATtgtaaagtaaaaacaGCTACAACTTATGGCAGTAACTCATAAAGTTGTACAGTCGATTTGGAGACACTCAGGTAAACATCAGCGGTATCATGACAGGATGAAGGAATTACGGGAGATTGCATAAATATATGTTTTCCAATACTGTTAACCTCTGTAACTCCATCACTTAGTAAAAGCTCATAGCAGGTGTTGTATTGTCCTAATATTGAGACTAGTCGGAACGAagatataaaagaaatcagGATATCAAATATAAAACGATTGCTTAAAGTCCCAAACCATATCAAGTACAGAAGGGATAAAAAGATGTGCGTCTTCTATATCTTGGTACTCGTCGCAATCAAACGAATATTAGGTTAATCTGTCATATATAGGGCTGCGATGCTATCACAAATCGATATTGAATGTATTAAATCAAGGTCtaagagaagaaaaaacatatgAACAGTAGTTGTTAAACTCGGAAAAAAAAGCCAGTCGGCTCAATGGGTAAGAAGCCTTAACATGagaatttttgttaataaaaacttGTATAAATACATTGCTTCCAAACcgtattttttaactgaTGTAAGATAGCAATACAAGGCGATCAAAAAagacaagaaaaaaagtgaaCGTTTGCTTATCGCCGAACTGTTCCAAAATCCCAAACAACTTCATCAATGGTGTTTGCAGAATTACCCATGGTACTATTATAGGGGGTAGCTTCCGGTAATAGCTCGGATTCTTTCCATTTCGCATAAGAAGCTACAACTTCCTTCACAGATGTGTTGGGACAATACTTTTTGATGAACTTGTGTTTCGACAAATATTCAGCGGTAGCTCTATCCTTTGGgttctttttcaaacagTTGCTAACAAAATCGCAGAATGCACGTGAAAACTTACTTCTTTCTAATGACGGAGGGGAATGCTTTGGTATTAGTAAAAGAACTTTCATCGGATGTATGCCAGAATATGGAGGCTCCCCAGTAGCCAATTCGTAAGCCGTAATTCCCAATGACCAAATATCCGCTTTGTAATTGTATCCTGTCTGCTTTACAACTTCAGGAGCCATCCAAAAAGGCGTACCAACGAAGTCATCATTTTTGTCACGCAAGCTCTCCAACTGACCTGATACGCCAAAGTCAGCAAGCTTAACTAGTCCATCTTTCATAGTTAAAATGTTGGCAGCTTTAATATCACGATGCATTTTACCTTGACCATGTAGATAAACAAGGGCCTCTAATACCTGCCTCATAACTTCGGCGATAACACGTTCACTGAACGTTCCTGAAAGCTTCAAAAGGTCTAAACAACTTCCTCCATCGCAATATTCCATAGTTATCCACAATCGAAATCCATCAACGAATGATGCATAATATTTCGTAATGTGAACCGAATTCAGATCGATCAGAAAGTTAATTTCTTGGGTCAAAGTCTCAATCTGGTCCTTTGTAGCATCTAAATCTACAACTTTAAGTGCTACAATCTTGGATGATTCAACATCTTGAGCTCGAAAGACTGATCCAAAACTTCCTTGTCCAATAAGTTGTAAATCCCGGTATTGATGTTTTTCCatattatatattaataaatacaattgAATTctacaaagaaaaaggattgATAGTGTTAGTTTACCTGGAACTTCGTATATGGAACAGCCATATGGCTCCGTGTAAAGTCGGTATCCGCGAAGGCTGATATGTTTACAGGGATATTTGAGTCTGTATCTTGAGTATGAGATCTTTCTACAGAAAAAGTGCacttaaatattaaacaattaatatttatctGGATATTTTAAAGGACTTATCACTTCGTGCACTAGTAGTATTCGTAGATGcgtaatataaatatacgTTTAGTCAATTCTACAGCTAATATATGGTTTATTACTTAACTGGCATGCcaaagcattttttatgtaatgaataaataaacgGTGGAATTTCATTAGGATGTATCTCATTATACTTAACCACAAGGAAAATATCTATTTTTGGGATAGAAAAGCAAGCAAAACACTCATCAAACTTTTTATCATTGGAATTCAAATTGCAAAGCTGTGTTTTGGATCCCTGCTTCCTTGATAGTAGAATCCAAAGACGTCCAAAGACTTTTTCTCTGAAATGTAAGAGAAAACGGTTGCTTATCTGCACCTTCGGCAACTCCTTTCACATACGCATACACTTTACTTACTGGGTCGGTCAAAGAAAACCTACGAATGAAACGTGCTCCATTGGGCATACGAATTTGGATTCTTGTGACATTGGGTCCTGGAGATGGTTCTTCGGCATCACATTCAGCTGAATCGATTTTATGAACAGTATCATCGGCCACCCCATGACTTTCTGCTTGCTGTGAAGAGCTTTCGCCTTGAGATTCAGTTGTCGAGTTTCCATTTCCTAGGGAAGCTGCAATTGCTTTGTGCATTTGCTCATCTTCAGACATCGCTTCGACTGGCTTTTGTGATTTTGCTCCCAAAGGGTTTTTACGACCACTGGTTTCATCCAAGGTACACCCTTCTAGAAAATCGTTCAGAGCAATGACAAAATCAGCTGGCGTAAACGACTTGCTCCATTCCTTAACGCGCTCTCCGGTCCTTGGATCAAGGATAGCAATGTGAGGCGTAGAACGAACGGGGTAAAACCTTTTAAACTCCATGCCAGGCTCTTCGTCATCCAAAAgctgaagaaataaaaagtgTGCACGAATCACCTCTTTTACTGACTCGTCTTTCCATAAATCACGGTTAAGTACCTGACATTCAAACGACGTTGATGTCTGTAAATTGACAAGGATCCACCGCTTCTGAGAAGATGCTTCTATTCGAGCTTCATCAAGGCTGAGATTGGAAATTATATCATACGGCGGTCGAAACAATTTTGCAAGGCGTGACGCTCTACTTGAACTGTCAGACTCTTCTGACGAGTCTTCTGTATTACTTGATGGAAAAGGGATTTGAGAGGGAGATTGATCAAAAATACCCATACGCCTTCTTTGTCTTCGATTCATTCTTGGAAATCCCCCGAATCCAAAGTTGTTGCCCATAATAGAAGTTCCTGCTGACATATCAGCTAACGGGTCTACCAAAACCTCTCTGGTAGGTGCAATAGGCGCACGAATTTCTTCTACAGGCTCAGTCTGACTCGGTGCTTCTATATAGCTCGATTGCACATCGGTAACGCCTCCACTTTCAAAGAACAATGTGATTGCAGTCGATAAATCGCCATCTGCAACGCTCAAGTACTCTTGAGCTTTTTCAGGTGTTGAATTAGTTATTGCGCAGAAGTTGGCTACTAAACTAGCTTCGTCTccatccattttttttaccttcgTTTATACCTGTACTTGGTAAATGGCAAGTAGAGCAGGTTTAGTCAGAGAGGTATACGCATACCCCATacgtaaacaaatttaaagtaaattttttattagttGTCCAATTTaagttttataattttaagagaaaatgacttataatttttgatattcttTGCCaggttttaaaatttacgAAAACGCGATAAGGACATTAACAAAACAACTTGCTGAAATCATAGAAATAATGACTTTAGAAAAGAGGGTCTCAGTCATAAAAGTCTctattaattaaatcagTAAGGACTTGAAAAGCTCGTACTTTTTTCTGATACTTTATACTGAAATCTTGGAAAATCTTTTAGTAATTTGcatataatttttcaaaccCAGTAATACTCATACAACTTTGCTAGTCTATATGAGCAATGAAATGGCTTTTTGACGATGACTactaaaaaagttttacaGTTCATGCtgttttaattataaattacATAGGAATCACAAGTATTACTAGCCATGCATATACAATTGTACTATAAATAATCacaaaaagttaaaaagtTTGTATATAGGCACATTTTTGCATTAAGAAGACtaaaacaacttttttacttcttgGGGGCCATACGACGAAGGTAGAAATGTAACTCCTCTCCCTCAAGAATGTAACCATCACAACGTCCAGATTGACCAGGACGAGAGGATACAACAGCATACAAACGGCCAGCAGCAAACTGAGTTTCCAAAGCGGAGTCAACCTTAGAATCGCCAAGACGAGCGCTATGCTTACGTTGAACATGCTTGGATTTGGGATTAGGGGTTGAAGTGGCCTTCTTTCCCTTGCTTCCCATCAAGATACCGTAATGGGTTTCATACCAGACACGGAAAGGAGCAGCATCAATTTGGACAATAGCTGACTTGGTTAAAGTGTTGGTACGAACCAACTCGTTGTTAGAAGGGTGATAGGCAACTTGAATAATACGAGTCTTCTTGGAAACACCCTCAGAGCCCCAAGAGAAGTTACCAGAGTCAAGACGAAGGGCACGGAACTTCTTATTTCCACCACGAACACGGACCTCGTGAATACGCTTAGGTCCAATACGAGTGTTGGAAGGTTGACGACCCAACTCgaattttctcttcttgCGGTACTGAGCACGCTTAGCACCGGTAGCAGAGCGCTTGTGTCGTGAGTCTCTGGTAATTCCCATGTTGGTGATTTGGAGATGGCTAGAAATCGCCGACAAAAAGTTTAGCCTGGCTTTCGATTGTGACTgtctttttgaataatttaagGAACTCCGCTTATGGTACACTATGTACAACTGCGCAAAGTTGCTTATTGAATACTGTCAGTTATACTAAACTACGCTATAATGTACTACGTTATGAATCACTATATGCCACATGTTCATAATGTTCTATTTGCTCTATCAGCTTTACATGATAAGTTATCAAGACATATATAATATTAGTTGTAATAAGGTGAATAACTGTCAGTTATGATTCTTGCTGTTTCAAATGGTTATAAATTGAGAACAACTGAACCTCATTCCTGAGTTCAGTTATAAGCCATATcagtgataggtaacattataacctaGTTAATACgatacctatactcagttgctacttatattACTTGCGTATTgcaatataatagatcacaaggaaaactcaccgcagcTTTACGTACCCTTAAAACAGATACtaaactgcgtagctgaCAAATACGGAGTCAAAGATTAGGAGTAAGGTGAAAGATATACGCTAATGTAGTACAACGTAATGTGCCACAGTAAAGTATTTCTTCACGGATATCAGTTGGATGAATATTAATTCGAATACCTTGTTTTAGTTATACAAATACATATATAATTGTTGTCTTTATAACTATCAAAtcattatattttgtttaagttaaaaaagaaatttgtaTGAATAATAGGAGAAGATTGAATGAAGAGAGTCAACAGCGTGTAACGTAAAACTGAATTTTAAACTCCATGTTccataaaaatatatatatatatttccCAGGCGGAATAAAATGTACAATCGCAGCCAAACATTCAGAAGTCCCTTAAAATTCAAGGATATTAGTACATAGTGTTttgaaataatattatttaccCATGACCGGTCGTAATCAtcacaaaataaataaaagtttaaattCCGCCATAATTCAGCAGTTTAGTACTGAATTTGGCCATCCATGTTTTGCGAATAATCAATCGCTACCTGCATGTTATCTGTATTGGCTTGTGTATTGTCAGTAGTAGCCTGTGTATTATCCACATTGTTCTGCGTAGTATTTGTCGTGGTTTGCCCATTATCAGTCGCACCTTGTGAATTAGTAGCAGTGTTGTCTCCATTAGCATTACCATTCGATTCGACAACCGTATACGTAGCATTCTCCTGAGATGATTCATTTTGAGAATCATATGCCTCGATTGCACTTATTAAATTGGGTATTTGCCAAGTAGCCACGGATTGACGAAGGTACTGGGCAGGCAGATGACCTCTATCTTCTCTCTTATGATTATCATCAGAAGAATTATCTTCATCATGCGTATGGTAATTTCTGGATTCGCTATGAGCAAAACCCGGTTTATTAGATAGTGAATTCGAACTTGCAGTAGAAGATATATCAGAAAATTGAGGACGTGAAGCAGTTTTACTATATTCCGGCCTTTCCAAATTGTACTGTTCGATAACAAAAGGGTAATCAGGGGAACCGCGTACAGGGTCCGCAACAGCCGGCAAATTCGTTGTTGCAATCGCATTTTTAAGCGCACACATAAATTTGTTACGACGCACGCACTGCAATGAAACATTTTGCCAGTTAgatttataataatatgtAACGGTAAATTTCAGTGAATCTAAAGTAGAAAAATCGGATACATTAAGATCGATGATAGGGCGAAAATCTCGTTCATTCTCCTTTACAAAGgttaataataaatcacGAAGTCTTTCTAGCTGTTTGAAATCTGTAGCAAAAGGTGAAACAATGGTAATCGTTTCAGACTGAGGTTGGCTTCTGCGTAAATTCTCGATAAATAAAGTGTTCAAAAGTGAATTCGGAGCTTGCACGGTTGATCCTCCCATCGTACGAAATACCGTAAATAACAAAGAAAGCGAAACAACCTCATATTTGATATTGTTAACGATAACAACATCAGATATATCGAAGGGATGTTTgctgaaaagaaaaataattgaggACATAAGTTCTTGAGCCGAAGTACTGAACACGAATGACAAACTTAGTAAAGTAGTACCAAACGCTGCTAAAATCGTTGCAAATGAGGTATCcaaaaatgatataaaaGTAAGAACGGCGATTATGCCAACAACGCCAAGTCCAACTCGATCGAGTTTCCCAAGAGCAAGATCGACATCTCGCAAAGAGGAGCTAATCGAACGAAATTCTATAGAAATTTCACGCGTAAATTGTTCCATTTCATCCAGGGTGACAGTACGACTATAATCATTATCGAGTATATGAAAAATGtcattaatttcatcatcGGGAATAAGTCCTATCAAATCCTCTTTCTGAAAGCAATCTTCTCCTTCAGGGACAAGCGAGtaccaaatttttctaGCTAAGGCTAgacatttcttttttgatcTTATTGTCTCAAGAATGAACTCCTGTTCCGGTGTCAAATCTTTGGCATGCTTTCCTAGCATATCCGTAAAAGCCGTGCTAATAGcatttcttgtttttgaaaaaatccgCTTTGCATTTTTAGATATTTTCTTAACCTTTCTTAATTTTCCATTTCCACTGCCTTTAGATTCGGACATAGATCTGGTATCAATGAGTCCAAGCAAATAATCCTGACGACGGACTCGTGGACTATCGTGATAAGGTGCATCCAAAGCAGCAGTCAGCAGTTTAGCAA
This portion of the Schizosaccharomyces pombe strain 972h- genome assembly, chromosome: I genome encodes:
- the tpt1 gene encoding tRNA 2'-phosphotransferase Tpt1, with the translated sequence MYKNMNSHELIEESNNSGTPATKSSSKPTKKIRPRNDLVHYSKALSKVLRHTAKANGLQIREDGYIEVDSILKLPQFRGMGMELLLSIVKGNDKKRFTMEEVEGVLYIRANQGHSIKAVQVPMARIDNASSIPKVVHGTKKELWPVISKQGLSRMKRNHIHCATGLYGDPGVISGIRKSCTLYIYIDSAKAMQDGVEFYRSENGVILTEGVNGLLSSKYFSRVETSDGEVLLDAKASPKNNRSDESDQSDPESIDPFCDNLQALSMHELELLEEKHSNFGYSEGIIKGKMQVAQSGFDDGFKHGSRLGFQMGKTIGTLKAKLYIFEENEQMEILKQELDRLQESAEFHIFVANHKEEILKCIREK
- the vma16 gene encoding V-type ATPase V0 subunit c'', with the protein product MSLFSTSLWTTTVMSIIVGLYMLFHNSGESFDFGSFLLDTSPYTWGLLGIASCVAFGIIGAAWGIFICGTSILGGAVKAPRIKTKNLISIIFCEVVAIYSLIIAIVFSAKINDINPAGFYTKSHYYTGFALFWGGITVGLCNLICGVCVGITGSSAALADAQDASLFVKVLVVEIFGSVLGLFGLIVGLLIGGKASDFS
- the ppk11 gene encoding PAK-like kinase Ppk11: MEKHQYRDLQLIGQGSFGSVFRAQDVESSKIVALKVVDLDATKDQIETLTQEINFLIDLNSVHITKYYASFVDGFRLWITMEYCDGGSCLDLLKLSGTFSERVIAEVMRQVLEALVYLHGQGKMHRDIKAANILTMKDGLVKLADFGVSGQLESLRDKNDDFVGTPFWMAPEVVKQTGYNYKADIWSLGITAYELATGEPPYSGIHPMKVLLLIPKHSPPSLERSKFSRAFCDFVSNCLKKNPKDRATAEYLSKHKFIKKYCPNTSVKEVVASYAKWKESELLPEATPYNSTMGNSANTIDEVVWDFGTVRR
- the ubx2 gene encoding UBX domain protein Ubx2, which encodes MDGDEASLVANFCAITNSTPEKAQEYLSVADGDLSTAITLFFESGGVTDVQSSYIEAPSQTEPVEEIRAPIAPTREVLVDPLADMSAGTSIMGNNFGFGGFPRMNRRQRRRMGIFDQSPSQIPFPSSNTEDSSEESDSSSRASRLAKLFRPPYDIISNLSLDEARIEASSQKRWILVNLQTSTSFECQVLNRDLWKDESVKEVIRAHFLFLQLLDDEEPGMEFKRFYPVRSTPHIAILDPRTGERVKEWSKSFTPADFVIALNDFLEGCTLDETSGRKNPLGAKSQKPVEAMSEDEQMHKAIAASLGNGNSTTESQGESSSQQAESHGVADDTVHKIDSAECDAEEPSPGPNVTRIQIRMPNGARFIRRFSLTDPVSKVYAYVKGVAEGADKQPFSLTFQRKSLWTSLDSTIKEAGIQNTALQFEFQ
- the rps801 gene encoding 40S ribosomal protein eS8, with translation MGITRDSRHKRSATGAKRAQYRKKRKFELGRQPSNTRIGPKRIHEVRVRGGNKKFRALRLDSGNFSWGSEGVSKKTRIIQVAYHPSNNELVRTNTLTKSAIVQIDAAPFRVWYETHYGILMGSKGKKATSTPNPKSKHVQRKHSARLGDSKVDSALETQFAAGRLYAVVSSRPGQSGRCDGYILEGEELHFYLRRMAPKK
- the msy2 gene encoding MS ion channel protein 2; its protein translation is MNEHRREPHRRSGYQDDSAFTNTEKLVDELDHNVEPEQLLEKNRTDFKLMYVIVKFYRWFNNLSFITRWITIWFPLAGALVIPLAVGVSPYPNAKLGGVRIFWIFVWLEVAWGGFWVSRVIARLLPYILYPLMGILPFTMYKYTVILTALEMPLAIFFCSIVCVCTFSPIMIGKGNFTSTTVTTTTSATATPTASASSNAVESVFVTKTAASVPSWIKVITKILGAAVVTSIVLLLEKIFLHFIGFHYHEVQYQYRITDNKRNTAVLAKLLTAALDAPYHDSPRVRRQDYLLGLIDTRSMSESKGSGNGKLRKVKKISKNAKRIFSKTRNAISTAFTDMLGKHAKDLTPEQEFILETIRSKKKCLALARKIWYSLVPEGEDCFQKEDLIGLIPDDEINDIFHILDNDYSRTVTLDEMEQFTREISIEFRSISSSLRDVDLALGKLDRVGLGVVGIIAVLTFISFLDTSFATILAAFGTTLLSLSFVFSTSAQELMSSIIFLFSKHPFDISDVVIVNNIKYEVVSLSLLFTVFRTMGGSTVQAPNSLLNTLFIENLRRSQPQSETITIVSPFATDFKQLERLRDLLLTFVKENERDFRPIIDLNVSDFSTLDSLKFTVTYYYKSNWQNVSLQCVRRNKFMCALKNAIATTNLPAVADPVRGSPDYPFVIEQYNLERPEYSKTASRPQFSDISSTASSNSLSNKPGFAHSESRNYHTHDEDNSSDDNHKREDRGHLPAQYLRQSVATWQIPNLISAIEAYDSQNESSQENATYTVVESNGNANGDNTATNSQGATDNGQTTTNTTQNNVDNTQATTDNTQANTDNMQVAIDYSQNMDGQIQY